Genomic DNA from Lactuca sativa cultivar Salinas chromosome 8, Lsat_Salinas_v11, whole genome shotgun sequence:
CCCCTTTCGTGCAAAGCTTGACGTTTTAACAACTCGAACATCACCATGCTTAATATGTTTTCTTTTTGTAGCATAAACTGAATCACCATCAACACCCACACGAAGCCGATGACTTTTAGGCCTTAGTGATCTTCTAAAATGGTTTCTTTTATGGTCTCTTGACAACAATCTCCTTCGACCATTGTTCCTATATGAAAAACTTGTTTCCATGTCTGTTTCTTCATCGCTTCCATTAATACTCATGTCACCCATTTCAATGTCTCTCCTGCGTCTTCTCCTTTTACCCTTGGCATTACACAACATTTGACACAGAAATTCGCATCCTTGTTCCCAGGCCGAGAAAAATGACCAGATGCATGCCCGTACAAGTTTCCATAACATATGAAAAATGCAGTGATATATTCCAATCTTGTATAGAAAGTAGAAGAATAGTAAAACTGCAAGCATATTGATGAACAAGTAAAGGGTTAAATGCTATTCAATGTTTCACCTTTTTCCTAGTTTATAAAACAAAGTGGTGAATGGAGCATAAGATCGATGTGAAAAATCCATCATCTTTCTTCATATTTGGCAAAATATGAAGAAACCCACCGACGAAAACCAGAAGTGAAACCGCACACAATTTGATTAGATGTTGAATGCAGAAATTTTCGATGTAACAAACCAAATCCCATGTTGGACCACACAAAGAGCTGTCAGTAATTGTAAATTAACCACAAAAATCAGTCACCAATTGATAAAACTGAATTTAGAATGATAAATATCATCAaagaaagatatatatatatatatatatatatatatatatatatatatatatatatatatatatatatatatatatatatatatatatatatatatatatatatgtttcacTAAAAGAAACTGCATGAAAGAACATAAAACAGAAAGATGTTAAAGAAAGATGATGGATATTTACTTGCAAGACTTGCCGGAAAGAAAATCGAGTGGAGCACcaaatatacttccaactacatGACCGACTCCAGAAAATAATGCCCCGATTGGATTCCACATGATGAATTTCCCCGTGTACGTCTTCAAGATTTTGATTTTGGGAAATGGAGAAAAATGTGAGGAAGGAGattaaaaaattgtttttggcGGTTAATGAATTGGGTTAAAATTAATGCCATCATCACAAAATCCTAGAACATTATAACTCTTAAGACTTAAATACCTCTGTTTTAACAATAAAATATCAATTGAAGTTGAATTGTCGGATAAAAATGCAAGAAAAATAACAGTGTATCAGTAATATTATTGTAAAACCTCAGAGAAACAAGTTTTTGCAAAAACTTAAAAAACACTGCCTAGTGGTACCCTACTGAAAAAGTAGCACAAAGAAGTAAGTCAATAACAAATTAATACTTCTGCACAAAATTAAAAACAAGTAAGAAAACAGAGTATTAAGTAAAAGTCAAAGTAAATTATCATTTTTTAGATTAAATGGAGGGTTTTGGTTGATTAGGTTAGAGCTTAGAAACCTGATTAAAAGGCCCAGATACATTTTTTTAGATttattcttttagttttgtttctctTATTCCCATTTTTAACACCAATCGTGGAATCAATTCAACAATTGTAGACATATAATATATGTATTAGAAACAAGAGTCACCAACAGCATGGTATTATTATAAGTTAAGAATGAATAATCAATATTGAAAATAATCAAGAATTAAGAATCACCAAAAACCATGAAATCAAATTCCATACCGATTGAAATTTACAGAAAAATAGagtagcgagagagagagagagagatagcagCGAGTTTTACAGAGAGACATACCGATTGGAAGGACGATATCGGACAAAGTGACGCTGCCTTGGTATGCTCCCCGAATCACCGACGGATCTGTAAAAAATATGCGAACACAAATGAAATTCGTCAACGAGAACTTTAAACTAACCCTAAAATACAAATTTACTACTATTTCCTAATACAAAGAAGTTCATCACACAAATGAGAGAAGGGAGGGAGAAAACGCACCAAtctatgagagttgaagatctggTGATGTTAAGGCGCGAAGAAATGGAATAATCGATTATTTGACCATTTGGAGTTTAGGAAATTCCCAGATTGGTCCCTCAACTATGGTATTAGTTTAAAGGGGGCTTAAACTACAAGAGTATCACAAAGTGACCAATCTCTTAAATTTGGTTAAGcttaaaaaataagtttttttaacgtattatcatattagtggtataAGTTAAAATGAGTGTTTGGAtagattattttttttaaaaatagttgATAGTGGTGTGGAAACGGGATAAgtcatttttgataaattactacCTCCAAACTTATCAAAACTCCTTATAACTTATAGCTGTCCAACATCTCTATAAACcttttgtttttgttattttaCCAAAACACTAAAATTGGTTTTTCAACTTATAGCATTTTGACACCAGATAAATTAATCcaaccatttaaaaaaaaatcgttttAACATTGCTATAAGCTAATAAGTTATAAGTTAAAAAGTTAAAAGCATTTTAAATAAGCTTAGCCAAACACTCTCTAAATGGATATTGATATTCTGGAAAATTAACAAAATAACCAACGAGTCTGAAACGAGTTTCGAATTTAATGGACCATATTTAATGCAATTTGGGCTTTACACCAAAACATAAGATATATCAGAATTATTGTCGAAGTAAAAAATGTCGCTAGATCATGACGATATTGAGACTTTATATGTTAGTTTTAGCTTCATttacttgtttttgtgtttttttatcgAGTAACAACTTAATAAACACAATCTGAATGTTAAAATAGTGTCCGGAATACAATGAACTTGTCTAAAATGAATTGGTATTTCATATCCAAAACCTTATAAAGTTACTTAATGTTTCATTAGTCACCTTATAatgtaacgtctgtgtttccaGTTAGATTATTCATATAATTATGTGCTTATGTGTTTTATaggatgttttatgaaaattacaaCAGTAttagtaataaaataaataagctTAAAATATGGATCGAAAATAAAAGATTAattataacaaataatcttaatttagttgtagtatacgttaagaGGATTTCAGAGATATAAGGAGCGTCCAAAttcgacttcatatgaagaatttatgcttcttcgaagtttcgtgATTAAATCGGTATGTCTCCACGTATCATAAAAGgtaaattttttataaattactttttagcctaagtaatctaaatgaaagtcatagtagttattaaaccgagagcgtgcatatagagaacatctaaatatGACTTCGTGAgataaagttataatttttctagcTTTCGGCATAGTTCTATTCaactcaaaaatcgaattttagatcggtcaacttttagccaaaataatataAACGAAAtttgaagatatcgttaataggagtccaACGATATAAAGTCTGTCAAAAACGGACACCGGATAAAAGAATTATGCTTTTTATACGGGCTTTAACAGTCTAAGTCTGTGTGAAATATATAAAGTCAAGATTAGTcgatggaatctaaacgaaagttgtaggtcTCATCGAGAATtttctggggatataaagaacgttaaaaaagagttcgtatgaaaaagttacataattttaaaaatctgaacaCCGGTATACGTGCGCCTCAGGAGCACGGCGCGCCAGACAAGACCACGCTGCTCCACTCACTTTTTGCCATGTGTCAGGCCAACATTTTGCCACATCACTATGTCTCGACCAAGAGCACGGAGAGCCACTATGGTGCACGACACATATTCCAAGAAATCGCCCTATAAATAGCATCTCATTCATTCTTCAATCGTTACACCATTTCAATCGATTTCTCTCTAAAATATTTGGCATTTAGCCTATTTAGCCTATTTGGCATTTACACCATTTCAATCGATTTCTCTCTAAAATcgttacaccccaaaaccgagaacggcggaatatgttctggggtggaggacgtcatgtacagtatcataacaatgcataatagtaaaaacaagcaacaacatctattgcattaatatagtaattgtaatacaagcgtgttctgtacagtttgttagacaccaaaaagtataatcaaaataaagaggagtcttgcatgtgctccgtcttctcaaaagttgcacctatacctgtctactgatgacctgagaatacaagttattttgaaaacgagtatcagcatcaagctggtgagttcataagcatttagtgtcattgcttgtatcaAAGTGTCTTTAATCGCGTACTGTAAAAGTTGTtatcaagtttgaaaatagtgtgaatctctagaaaatcctatattttccagtaaaagtagtcttctgccaagacttggttacttgtaggtttgatccttagagtgtgtaaaagttttcccaattagactctcatttataaaatatagttttggaCTTCATTTATACAAAGTAAATGGGAAGATAATGTATTATTCCAGCAGTGTTATTGCCGGCTGAATGGTAAATAAACTGCATACTCTAGGTAGTGATAAGTATAtaatacacctcggggagtctgttttacctttatttcttaatttgttaatttagggATCCGAATGTGAATTCATATGAAACCATGCGGATAGGCGATCGAATGTCCAATGACCCCTCAGGTCACACGTAGTGTGGTAACATTTtgtcatccctgggcctagtcggctcggactgtagctaacagtcgggaTATGAGAGTGTctttcctgtatagatctatacacgtagtgaccgctctccctccaggagactatggttacacAGCGAAGGTGCAGTGAAGTGCCGTATAGaggaatagtgtgtcacattctgttttagtatattctcttgtattaatGTATAATGTACTTCTCGATATCATGTATTTAGTATTCTCTTTTATAGTATATAGCATTCTTCTTATATAGTACTTAACATGTAGAGACTCATAATAGTACTAATTATGGTAAGTATCATAGTAATGGTAGTAAGGAGTggtaaaccttaactatacctattatagttaaatagcatGTTGTAGTCTATCTTTGATACACAATAGTATTGACTTGAGTGATGAAGGGTCTGataaatggtttgggctaggctttctatgtgatttgtttggttatgagtttgTAATAGTACTTTTGAGTTATTTAGAGTCGTTTGCTGTTTTGTCATGTTCACGActgtaaacacgtttacggccgtaatctccgtTTGCTATCTAGACGAGTATATAAGGGCTAGGAGTTGGTCATTTAATGGTTGGATGCCAGTCAGTTTATGGCTAGTGTTTGAGTTGTACCAGACGGTTATTtgatataaacgtgtgcaagctcaATTCTTATTCATCTTATTGTTATTCTCGATTTGTGATTGTTTGAGTGCTAGTAATAGATCCAGATCCggacctaacaattggtatcagagcagaaaCTGGTATCAAAAAGTCATTCAATCGAGATTTTGAGTGTTTAAGCTGCCATTCTCATTGTTCGAGCATTAGTTTCTACGTTCTAGGCTTTGAAGGGACGAATTTCATCTTAAAATCGTGTTTTAAAGGATGTttgtgagtttactgcccaaccATAAActtagcttacggccgtaaaaggAGAAATTCATCAACCGTAAACGCTTAAAACTCAAGAACCGTAATCAGTATCGGAGAACAGTAAACCCATAAACTGTAAACTCAGAAACTGTGAACATAAACCGTAAACCCAGTTTACGGTTGCAAATTCATCAACCGTAAACTATGTTTACTGTTGTAATCAGCTTAATTTTTAAACTGTAAACCTCTTTGGAACTGttaaattactttaatttcaaatggattctcaaaatcaaactcattttcaagaACTTGGTGTTGTTATGGGCActactacacgtattccaaggtTAATGTATGCTAAAggttttcccgagtggaagtacagaatagagaaatacattaaaatgaaagatttcaagatctggagaagcattcttagagatcctgtcagagTCACTATGACAGTTGGAGGTCAATTGATTGACAAAGctattgaaaactacactgatgaagaatTTGAATTGGTTTAGGAACAGGAAAGAGCATTAGCcgctttaaccatggcattatctcttgatattgctcaaggttttcgtgagtacacttcagctAAAGCTCTATgtgaagctcttattgaggtctatgagggcaatgaagatatgaaggaaATTCGGTAGGACATGCTGAGACAGAAATTCAACACGTTCAACTACATTccaggagagactcttgaagctcaattacAAAGGTTCACTGCTCTAACAACTGACATGAAcatttcaaggattttcttgaccaagtcagaaatcaacaagaaacttctgaatgctcttcctagatcatggatatgaatgttgctgtgattaagaaaaccaaggatttgaatcGCCTCATCAAACCCtatgacattgatgacaaacaaagagaaatcaaccatgtgaattcatactctactgcaaatcttgtagtttcatccaacaatgctctatcatctttcatgactccctcaggtcatgctttcgcagttcaacaacctcagattcaaacctttaATGCTGCACCATCCATCCCTCACCATTAAACTTCAAATGTGCCATTTGTCATTCCACAAACCatttctgctcccaatgtgtcagctaaagcctcgTTCAAACACCAAAGaatctgatgaaaatctggctctagccactgggctagttaactgttacaatgcctttgtagCTAGAGATCTTCCACCTCAGCTATCATTTGCTGATTTGGACCAGATACATCCTGAAGATGTagaggaaatggacatcacatggcaaattgtCATGGCTGTTTTCAGAGCCAAACAATTCGCCAAGAAGACCGGGAAAAACAATTGGGCCATGAATGCTGACAAGAAGGTGGGATTCAATAAAAGCATGCTGagatgtttcaactgccacgagccaggtcattttgctcgtgattgcccgAAGCCAGATCGTAGAATCAACAACAATAAGCAGATGGTTGCAGTGGGAAACAATCGTGCAGGAGCTACAGCTAATGGAGAAAAAACTATGGTTGCtcaatcatttgactgggaggaccaaATTCAAGCCTTGAATATCTCAGGGCCAGAAAATGCTCACCTAGCTCAAATTGGTGATATTGCTTCAAAGAATAATGATGCTGATCCCAAAGCAGAGATGATGGAACTACAGCTTGCCCTAATGGTATCTACCTCTTCCGAGCCCAAGAAAAGCGAGGTAAATCTACCTTCTTGTTCTTTTGCTTGTAAAGAATATGTTAAACTTCTCCGTGATGAAATTCAAGTCTTACGTAGGCAAgtagaggaccttaaatatgagggttatcaacttaggaaaggacaaaaaccccttAAGGCCCAACTACAAGCTAAAATAAAAGACTTTAGAAGAATTCAATCAGAATACAGTGAAAAATGTGAgctttatgactatattaagagacaacttgatgATGTAAccaaagaacttgacgctttgaaaattaagagtgaaaaaacagatgttagtttcaaaaattatactgcgtcaagtaagacaggcgagtccttatatgaaacccaattaaaattcaaagaaaatcaaaacaagggtctagggtatgatagtgttcctccacctttcaatcataactatacatccatccctatgacacaggacgaaattgacagggagccacatcttcgatatggcaaaccagctggttTTGTTTCAAGAGGTTTTATTAACGTTGAAAGAACTAATGTTTCTATTTCCTCTGCAGATCAACCATTAGATCAGGCAAAGAGTGAAGTTGGAGAATCTGTTTCTGTTTTTAAATCTGATATCTTTGTTATGAACAATTTTGATTGTGTTTCTTATGTTAAGACTGAAAATGTTTCTTGTGTTGGCTCATCATCTGATActgttgaatttaattttttcgaTATGTTTGATGAATTGTTTGGTAATTCTGGTGCTTGTGATACTAATGAAGATTCATCAACTCCACAAGTCAAAACGACTGAGGCACCTTCACTTATCTCACAATCTATTTCGCATGCATGTTCTTCTGAGAAGAGTAAGAGTGTTTGTAAagaaaataaatctgaaaaatgcaatacaagttcaaataataaacaaatatgtTTTAACTGTGGTGTtagtggtcatatagctaggaattgtcaaAATAGGATCTTTGTGAATTACTtgtcaccaagaggagagaatGAATCTCGGGGAAGGTCTTTAATTAGAAATTCCTTAAGATCTCACTCTCAAAATGATGATTGGAAAGGTGATAGAGGCAGAAAAATGactgttttacaaaaaaataataaggTTTTTACTAACAAAACTCACAACcgtttgccaaaaccgaacaaggTTGCGCCAAGATCGGTCTCATCAAAAGGCAGCTCTGGATCTTCAACCTCCTCTGGTGGAAAATCCAAAGACTCAAGGCAAACCTTTAAGAAACCAATTTCAAAACCAACTGATAATTTTGTAAAACCTAAATATCAATGGAAGCCCAAATCCCTTTCTAATTCATGATTGAAATCCTCTGAAGAAAGTACGAATGAAGATCCAAATTTGAAAATACTGCAAAATGATTCAAAGAAACCAAAAGGGAAGCCCAGGAtagtgatgacctgggttcctaagtctaaatgattccgctcattttgcagggacagttgcgggggaatgtcgttcgtccttggtacgtcgacagcggctgttccCGGCATATGACTGGAGACATCTCCCAAGTTAGCgaaattcaatcttttaatggggttatgtttcctttgcgggcaGAGATGGTGGAAAGATCACACAGCGTGGAACTGTTACGAATGGAGTGCTGAGCTTCGAAAATGTCAACTatgctcccgagttaaagcacAGCTTGTTGAGTGTTTCCCAAATATGCGACAAAGGCTACTCTACCCATTTTACTGATAAAGagtgtatgattctcaagccaggcattGTCATCTTAGAAGAATGGATTATAGTCAAATCTTAACGGGATGGGAATGCTTACATTATTGATATGAACAGTAACCTACCTGAACAATTCACTTGTCTATTCTCAAAGGTCTCCGAACACAACGCAATGATGTGGCATCGAAGACTCGGTCATGTTAACGCGAAAAACCTGAATCGTCTTGTGAAAAATGACATGGTCTGAGGCCTTCCTGTCAGAGACTTTATCACATTTGAAAAGTGTGTTTCCtgtgctcaaggaaaacatcatcggAAACCACATCTGCCCAAGCAAATCAACTCAATTAGTCAAGTGCTCGAACTACTGCATATGGACTTATATGGTCCGGTCAACATCCTGAGCATCAACAGAAGCTCGTACTGTCTAGTTGTGATTGATTATTTCTCTCGgtttacgtgggtcttcttcttatccaacaaagtgggggttgctgatctgataaagaagttcattgtgatgattGAGAAGCAAACCAATAAACAAGTGAAGGCGCTTCATACCGACAATGGAACTGAGTTCAAGAATgcagttcttgatcatttttgtgcagaaaagggaataGTGCGTCAATATAGCTCTGCTCAcacgcctcaacaaaatggtgctgttgaaaggagaaatagaACATTGAAAGACGCCGCAAGGACAATGCTTTGTGATTCCAAACTTCCTGTTTTCTATTGGGTCGAGGCGATTAACACTACTTGCTATGTGCAGAATCGTGTTCTAATCAACAAAGCGCAAATGAAGACCCCGTACGAAATTCTCTATGGACACAAGCCTTCCGTTAGCCATTTCCgcgtatttggctgtccttgtaCCCTTCTTTACTTGGATTCCAACCCTAAATTCAAcgccaaagccgatgattgttacttcgtGGGGTATGCTGCGCGCACCGCGTATAGGGTTTACAACAAAAGGACTAAGCAGATCGTTGAATCCTATGACGTGCACTGGCTGGAGGAGAATGAAACAGACGCTCGAGTGGGTCCcgactggttatttgattacacatcgctaTTCAGATCTTTCAATGTGTCTTCAGATAATTCAAGTAGATCTCCTTCTAGTTTGAAGAATGTTtttgaagacgaagacgaagatgaagaggttgtctacagacctccaacgattgagggggagtcctctgctccatttgagggggagtcctctgctccATCTGAGGGGGAGTCTTCTACACAACCAACTAGTCCATCGTCTAAGGCTCCGACTGGAACTCCTAAAGCTGATGCTACACCTCTTACACCTgtcgagagagagagttcatgtctagagatgcttccgctgtcaaTCCAACATTTATGGAACTCCTCTTTCCTGAAGAAATTGCAAATGAGTTCGTAGCAGAGTCATCTAATAGGATTCAATCAGCAGATGATGGAGGTTTAaacattcacactcttcctgtttctttcaatgatatcagccaagacATACCTTCCAGAATTCAaagcgatcatccgatcgaaaatgtcattggccagctgggtgatggagttaaaaccagaagtcagagtggagacgtaaatcaatgtctttactcttgctttatatctcaaatagagcccaaaaacgttgaaatggctttgaatgaacCCAACTGGGTAGATGCGATGCATGAAGagctaaatcagtttgaaaagctcggggtttggaaattggttgagttaccaaagggcaaacgGTCTCTTGACACGCGTTGGGTCTATCGTAATAAGCAAGATGATTCTGGTGTAATCGTACACAATAAAGCAAGGTTGATGGTTTGCGGGTTTCGACAAGtcaagggtcttgattatactgaggtGTATGTTCCCATGGCTCATCTGGAAGCTATTCGAATCTTTCTCGCATATGCTTCTTACAAGAATTTcacggtctaccaaatggatgtcaagactgccttcatgtatggcaaggtgaaggaagaaatttacgttgatcaaccccctgggtttgCTAACTCAAAGTTCCCTAATCATGTccacaagttggacaaggcattgtatgggttacatcaagctcctcgagcgtggtatgcgactctaacaaagcacttgctcgagcacGGCTACTCTCGCGACACtattgatcaaactttattcatcaagcatgtgggtGATGATCAGATATTGGTTCAGATCTATGTTGACGGCATCATCTTCGGGTCCACGTGTCCAAAGCTTTGCAAAGAATTTGAAGGCGTGATGAAGAAGCGATTTGAGATGAGTTCTTTaggtgaaatgaccatgtttctggggcttcaggtcaaacagaattcaaccggaatcctgctacaccAAGCAAAGTATGTTGAAGATATTCTTGAGGAGTTTGGATTTTCAGACGCAAAGCCTGCATCGACTCCCATGGCTGAAAGACCCCTGCTGACTCCAGATATTGAtggtgaatccgtagatcaaactcactATAGATCGATGATCGGTTCCTTGATGTATCTCACTGCAAGTCGTCCCGACATCATGTTTGTAGTGTGTCAATGCGCTCGCTATCAGcccaatcctaaactttcacatcttattgttgtcaaaaggATTTTTCGGTGTATCAAAGGAagcccaaaactgggtctttggtatccgaaaaattctgaattagatttatatgcttttgctgacagtaattatggaggctatgagcttgacaggaaatcaacatcAGGAGGGTGTCAGTTCCTTGGTGATAGACTGGTGtcgtggcaatgcaagaaacaacatacGGTATCTACTTCTACAGCAGAAGCGGAATACGTTGTTGCATCGACgtgctgctctcaagttatctcgatccaacatcagttgttggactacggtttgaactatctagaaaccccaattcactgtgataatgaggctgctatTCAAATCACAAAAAATCttgtccaacattccaaaaccaagcacattgacatcaaaattcatttcatcggagattgttatgagcgttcgctcatccggctcgaacaggttcccactgctaataatgtggcggatctgttcacaaagtcgtttaacaaagctcgatttgatgtgcttgtaggatttttgaaaatgattcgttttgaggattaatttttgttttaggatagtttaaatttgcgcatttactt
This window encodes:
- the LOC111914374 gene encoding uncharacterized protein LOC111914374: MWNPIGALFSGVGHVVGSIFGAPLDFLSGKSCNSLCGPTWDLVCYIENFCIQHLIKLCAVSLLVFVVLLFFYFLYKIGIYHCIFHMLWKLVRACIWSFFSAWEQGCEFLCQMLCNAKGKRRRRRRDIEMGDMSINGSDEETDMETSFSYRNNGRRRLLSRDHKRNHFRRSLRPKSHRLRVGVDGDSVYATKRKHIKHGDVRVVKTSSFARKGTNHKRSRRK